Genomic window (Wenzhouxiangella marina):
CGGCCTGTACAGCGTCGCCTATTCGATCATGACGCCGGGTGCGCAGAATCCGATCGTCGATCTTCAGCTCACCCACTGGGGCGATCGCTTGCAAACCTCCGTTGGCGGCGGAGTGCTCCGCATCGGCTACCTGTTCGATACCTGGCGCTGGCCGAAGCTGTTCGCGATCATGGTGCTGGGCCTGTGGGCCGGTCGGCGACTGATGCGTGGTCAACTGCTGGACGACACGCGCCTGCTGGTCGCCGTGCTGGTGGTGGGCGGAGTGTGCGGCATCGTGGCCGGTCCGATTCTCGCCGGGCTCGGCGGCATCGGCTTTCAGCGGCCGTATTCCATCGACGGCTTCTACGCGGTCATTGCCTATACCTTTGCCGTGATTCCGCTCGGGCTGGCCTACGCGGCCGGCTTCCTGCTGCTCTGGCGAGTCGCGTCGAGCGTGCTCGAGGTCTTCGCCGCTCCGGGGCGCATGGCGTTGAGCAACTATCTCGCGCAGACCCTGATTGCGCTGACCGTGTTCTACGGCATCGGATTCGGTCAGGCCGGACAATGGCCGATCGAACGGCTGCTGCTGTTCGTGGTGGGTGTCTATGCGGTTCAGGTCGTGGTTTCGCACTTCTGGCTCAAGGTGTTTCGCTATGGCCCGATGGAATGGTTGTGGCGTGCTCTGACCTACGGAAGCATTCCGCCACTGCGCCGAATGAAACAATGATCCGAGCCTTTCTTCACGGAGTTCCAGAGAATGAACGACACTATGCAGAATGACGATCAAAAGGCCATCGAGGCCTTGATGGCCACCTATGTCGAAGGAGGCCGCACAGGCCGCAGTGATCTGCTCCGTCCCGTGTTCCACGACCTGGCCACGATCTGCGGCTACGTCGGGCCTGACCTGTTCGCCGGTCCGATCGAGATGTTCTACGACTGGCATGCCGACAACGGCCCGGCCGCCGAGCTTGTGGTCGGAGATCTACGGATCGATGTCGAAGGCAGTGCGGCATCGGTCCGCTTCGAGCTCGACAACTGGACCGGCCATCGATTCACCGACTTCTTTACCCTGGTCAGGATCGATGGGCGGTGGCAGATCATGAGCAAGGTCTTCTTCCTTCATCCGGAGTAGCTGGATGAGTTCACCATCCTGGAGGATACTGTCGCCGTCGATGTCCTTTCGTCCGCACGCCAGGACCTGATCGACGCCGCTGCACGAGCGAAGGAGCAGCCATGGCCGGGGACAGGGAATGGCCGCGGTTGATCAGCAGCAGTGAGCGCCCTGCGTCGAACTGATACGGTATGGCTACAGGCAACGGGAGAGTGGCGGATGATTCTGCGTCGCATCATGGAACACTTCAAGGATCAGAACTGGACAGCCGTCGCCCTTGATTTCTGCATTGTCGTAGTCGGGGTGTTCATCGGCATCCAGGTCGCGAACTGGAACGAGGCGCGAACGAAGCAGATCGATGCCGCAGCGGCGCGCGAGCGATTGGTCTCCGATTTGCGCGCGGATCTCGATGCCTATGCGGTTCGTTGGCATTGGTACGAAGAAGTGTTTGACGCCGCATGGCGCGTGGACGACGTGCTCCGGGCCGAAGAGCCGCAAGAGGTCCATGCGATGTGGCAGTTCGTGCGCGATGCATGGATCGCTGGTGGCGAATGGCCGTTTGCACCCTCGGCGCAGATCTACAAGGAGCTCCAGAACGCTGGCGATCTGGACCTGATCGCCAGCGGAGCGATGCAGCGCCGATTGCGTGACTACTACGAAGATTCCGCACGGGAAATCGAGATCGCGTTGACGTTCAAGTCCAGCTATGTCGACTTGACACACCAATTGATCCGCGGCCGTATCGGGATTGCAATGAGCGACTGCCTGTCCGCTGCCAGTCTCGAGCCGAGCCAGCCAGGCACCAGCCCCGATCTTTTCTACCAGGATTGCCCGCCGCCAGACAACCTCGCCCTGATCGCCGATTCGTCCAGCAGCCTCTACCGATCCGATGCCCTCCGAGGCGCGCTGAATGCGCGTCTGAACAGGCTATC
Coding sequences:
- a CDS encoding DUF418 domain-containing protein codes for the protein MALADLDLRESPALPAPRTQEFGMTASPATAPTSCGDRLDVLDALRGFALFGIFLANIRFFSGWEFLGEEQRAELSPTLHAWADFLNLAVIDGKFYTLFSFLFGLGFALQLQRLTERGAAATRIYLRRTTILLVIGFIHMFLIWLGDILLPYALLGFVLLAIRNWTDRSLLIAAGIAFLVPIVGYAMFWCLGVDQSLGLYSVAYSIMTPGAQNPIVDLQLTHWGDRLQTSVGGGVLRIGYLFDTWRWPKLFAIMVLGLWAGRRLMRGQLLDDTRLLVAVLVVGGVCGIVAGPILAGLGGIGFQRPYSIDGFYAVIAYTFAVIPLGLAYAAGFLLLWRVASSVLEVFAAPGRMALSNYLAQTLIALTVFYGIGFGQAGQWPIERLLLFVVGVYAVQVVVSHFWLKVFRYGPMEWLWRALTYGSIPPLRRMKQ
- a CDS encoding nuclear transport factor 2 family protein: MNDTMQNDDQKAIEALMATYVEGGRTGRSDLLRPVFHDLATICGYVGPDLFAGPIEMFYDWHADNGPAAELVVGDLRIDVEGSAASVRFELDNWTGHRFTDFFTLVRIDGRWQIMSKVFFLHPE